In Mucilaginibacter boryungensis, a single window of DNA contains:
- the recQ gene encoding DNA helicase RecQ, whose protein sequence is MTPAQALQKYYGYSEFRHKQEEIIRQVLNGGDAMVLMPTGGGKSLCYQLPAVLLDGLTIVISPLIALMKDQVDALNVTGIPAAYLNSTQSSGEQQAIISRLKNNEIKLLYLAPERLFKTGNRLTEFLQSLKVSLIAIDEAHCISHWGHDFRPEYLMLAGLKDAFPAIPVIALTATADQLTRKDILEKLALHNPAQFVSSFNRANITYTVTPKKNSLNQLLAFLDQHKDDSGIIYCLSRQSTEDLAAQLKKEGFLAEAYHAGLSNDIKARNQEAFLRDEVRIIVATIAFGMGINKSNVRWVVHMDLPKNIEGYYQETGRAGRDGLPSDALLFYSPGDAFKLQNFARIEGNEDQSRIMLRKLDDMVKFCQLTTCRRKYLLNYFNESFPDTCGSCDVCLSDYQKFDGTLIAQKALSAVARLKESFGSGYVIDILRGSNNSKLRPEHKQLKTYGIGADLSKADWQRYLRELITLGYLKVSDGAYPVLMLTNKSEAVLKGQQTVELTLSQTTEEEHHEALPHEAELLSRLKTIRTEIANQENVPAYIILSDATLLELATYLPQSMDELKYISGFGEVKLAKYGELFLTTVVNYCDEKGLVSQIKNRPVKRERKAIKTSSKNTRNDSFELYKQGKTIAEIAQLRELNPQTIENHLYQFIQTGELEVTTFVAESKIPTITDAIESYGAERLAPLKEILGDDYSYTEIKAVVAWMNREQFTRRFLH, encoded by the coding sequence ATGACACCCGCACAGGCGCTTCAAAAATATTACGGTTACAGCGAATTCCGTCACAAGCAGGAAGAAATTATCCGGCAGGTATTAAACGGCGGCGATGCTATGGTGCTAATGCCTACCGGCGGGGGTAAATCGCTTTGTTACCAATTGCCTGCGGTATTGCTGGACGGACTGACAATTGTGATCTCCCCACTTATTGCCTTGATGAAAGACCAGGTTGATGCGCTGAACGTAACCGGTATCCCCGCGGCTTATTTGAATTCGACCCAAAGCAGCGGCGAGCAGCAGGCTATCATAAGCCGCTTAAAAAACAATGAAATAAAGTTGCTATACCTGGCACCCGAGCGTTTGTTTAAAACCGGCAACCGCTTAACCGAGTTTTTGCAATCGTTAAAGGTCTCGCTTATCGCGATAGATGAGGCGCATTGTATATCGCACTGGGGGCACGATTTCCGCCCTGAATACCTGATGCTGGCAGGTTTGAAAGATGCCTTCCCGGCTATACCGGTAATTGCGCTAACCGCCACTGCCGATCAGCTAACCCGTAAGGATATATTGGAGAAACTCGCCTTGCATAACCCCGCGCAGTTTGTATCATCATTTAACCGGGCAAATATTACATACACCGTTACGCCTAAAAAGAACAGCCTGAACCAGTTGCTGGCCTTTTTGGATCAACATAAAGATGATTCAGGGATTATCTACTGTTTGTCGCGGCAATCGACAGAAGATTTGGCAGCGCAACTAAAAAAAGAAGGCTTCCTTGCCGAAGCTTACCATGCGGGTTTAAGTAACGATATTAAGGCCCGCAACCAGGAAGCTTTTCTGCGCGATGAGGTGCGCATTATTGTGGCTACCATCGCCTTCGGTATGGGTATCAATAAATCGAACGTGCGCTGGGTGGTGCATATGGACCTGCCAAAAAACATTGAGGGTTATTACCAGGAAACCGGCAGGGCCGGTCGTGACGGCCTGCCATCTGACGCGTTACTATTTTATTCGCCGGGCGATGCCTTCAAGCTGCAAAACTTTGCCCGTATTGAAGGTAACGAAGACCAAAGCCGCATTATGCTACGCAAACTGGATGATATGGTAAAGTTTTGCCAGCTGACTACCTGTCGACGCAAATATCTGCTGAATTACTTTAACGAGAGTTTCCCCGACACCTGCGGCAGCTGTGATGTGTGCCTGAGCGATTATCAAAAGTTTGACGGAACACTCATCGCCCAAAAAGCACTGTCGGCCGTAGCGCGGTTAAAAGAATCGTTTGGCAGCGGCTATGTGATAGATATTTTGCGCGGATCGAACAACTCGAAACTTCGCCCCGAACATAAACAACTAAAAACTTATGGCATTGGTGCCGATTTGAGCAAAGCCGACTGGCAGCGTTACCTGCGCGAATTGATCACTCTTGGTTACCTAAAGGTATCCGATGGCGCTTACCCTGTTTTAATGCTGACCAATAAAAGTGAAGCCGTTTTAAAGGGTCAGCAAACTGTTGAACTCACGTTAAGCCAAACCACCGAAGAAGAGCATCACGAAGCATTACCACACGAAGCCGAACTGTTATCCCGTCTAAAAACCATCCGCACGGAAATTGCCAACCAGGAAAATGTGCCGGCCTATATCATCCTGTCGGATGCTACTTTGCTGGAACTGGCTACCTATCTGCCGCAAAGTATGGACGAACTAAAATATATCTCGGGCTTTGGCGAGGTGAAACTGGCTAAATATGGCGAGCTGTTTTTAACCACCGTTGTAAATTATTGTGATGAAAAGGGGCTGGTATCGCAAATAAAAAACCGCCCCGTAAAGCGCGAGCGCAAAGCCATCAAAACAAGCAGTAAAAACACCCGTAACGATAGCTTTGAATTATATAAACAAGGCAAAACAATTGCCGAAATAGCCCAACTGCGCGAACTTAACCCGCAGACTATTGAAAACCATCTTTACCAGTTTATACAAACCGGCGAACTGGAAGTAACCACCTTCGTAGCCGAAAGTAAAATACCCACCATTACCGATGCCATTGAAAGCTACGGCGCCGAACGCCTGGCCCCGCTAAAAGAAATTTTAGGCGATGATTATAGTTATACCGAAATTAAAGCGGTTGTAGCGTGGATGAATAGAGAGCAGTTCACCCGCCGCTTTTTACATTAA
- a CDS encoding M14 family metallopeptidase, whose protein sequence is MIKKLLSFILFLTVYSLAGAQSLQSPSEFLGYKLGTHFTFHSRIAEYFRYVAQNSKNVKLLQYGITNEGRPLMTMFIGSEENINRLDAIRKYNLSLAGLEKSPAINNPPVIVWLSYNVHGNEPSSSEAAMQALFDLADPANTRTQPWLKNTVVAIDPCLNPDGRDRYVNYYNQVGDMIPDASNASREHTEPWPGGRVNHYYFDLNRDWAWQVQKETQARVGLFNQWLPQIHVDFHEQGYNSPYYFAPAAEPFHRVITSWQREFQTTIGKNNAKYFDQNGWMYFTREEFDLLYPSYGDTYPLYNGSIGMTYEQGGISGGLAVLTKSGDTLTLADRIEHHLSNSLSTVEIASLNAQKVLAEYKKFFDDSRTNPSGEYKTYVVKNENKDKIAALAKLLDRNNIQYAFGLNKPVLSGYNYFTAKSEPFNITADDMVINAYQPKSVLLNVLFEPKTFVADSNTYDITAWSLPYAYGLKAYGVKESIKGIETNYTHTTEAPMDATKAYAYVGGWQSIEDVKFLAALLKKGVKVRYAENAFETSGKKFSAGSLIITKAGNSRSDFDQVVVQTANMFGRRLVPLNSGFVDKGADIGSKEVHFISKPRVMLLSNEGTNSEAMGEIWHFFEQQIGYPVTLVRYQDMGRVKLADFDVLIVPDGNYNELPADKLQAWVRDGGKLIVMGDAIGQLGDKKGFAAVKKDKKDEKDESKTKKVQEVRIYSEREHEALRSTVPGAIYRMKLDNSHPLGFGLPNYYYTLKLDDNIYELLGDNGWNVGTIKKDAYVAGFVGQKSKAKIADGMLLGVQNLGRGTVVYMVDDPLFREFWENGKLLFSNAVFMVGQ, encoded by the coding sequence ATGATTAAAAAATTACTCTCATTTATCTTATTCCTAACCGTTTACAGCCTGGCTGGGGCGCAGTCGCTGCAGTCGCCGTCCGAGTTTCTGGGCTATAAGCTGGGCACGCATTTTACCTTTCACTCGCGTATTGCCGAGTATTTCAGGTATGTGGCGCAAAACTCTAAAAACGTAAAGTTGCTGCAATACGGCATCACTAACGAAGGTCGCCCGCTGATGACTATGTTTATCGGTTCGGAAGAGAATATTAACCGTTTGGATGCCATCCGCAAATACAACCTGTCGTTAGCGGGGCTGGAAAAAAGCCCGGCCATTAACAATCCGCCGGTTATTGTGTGGTTAAGTTATAATGTGCATGGTAATGAACCATCATCAAGCGAAGCGGCTATGCAGGCACTGTTTGATCTGGCCGACCCGGCTAATACCCGTACTCAGCCCTGGTTAAAAAACACGGTAGTAGCGATAGACCCCTGCCTTAACCCCGATGGGCGCGACCGCTACGTAAACTATTACAACCAGGTGGGCGATATGATACCCGACGCCAGTAATGCCTCGCGCGAGCATACCGAACCTTGGCCTGGCGGGCGGGTGAACCACTATTATTTTGATTTGAACCGAGACTGGGCCTGGCAGGTTCAAAAAGAAACACAGGCGCGCGTGGGTTTATTTAATCAATGGCTGCCGCAGATCCATGTTGATTTTCACGAACAGGGGTATAACAGCCCTTACTATTTTGCTCCGGCTGCCGAACCTTTCCACCGGGTAATTACCAGCTGGCAGCGCGAATTTCAAACCACCATTGGTAAAAACAACGCTAAATATTTCGACCAGAATGGCTGGATGTATTTTACCCGCGAGGAGTTTGACCTGCTATATCCATCGTATGGCGATACTTACCCGCTCTATAACGGTTCCATCGGGATGACCTATGAGCAGGGCGGTATTAGCGGCGGACTGGCAGTGCTAACCAAAAGCGGCGATACGCTGACCCTGGCCGACAGGATAGAGCACCATTTATCAAATAGTTTAAGTACGGTAGAGATAGCGTCGCTGAACGCGCAAAAAGTATTAGCTGAATACAAAAAGTTTTTTGACGACAGCCGTACCAACCCATCGGGCGAGTATAAAACCTATGTAGTTAAAAATGAGAATAAAGATAAGATAGCGGCGCTTGCCAAATTATTGGATAGGAATAACATTCAGTATGCCTTCGGCTTAAATAAGCCGGTGCTTAGCGGCTATAATTACTTCACAGCCAAATCAGAACCATTTAATATTACCGCCGATGATATGGTCATTAATGCCTATCAGCCAAAATCGGTATTGCTGAATGTATTGTTCGAACCCAAAACCTTTGTGGCCGATTCGAATACGTATGATATTACGGCATGGTCCTTACCTTACGCTTATGGGTTAAAAGCCTACGGTGTAAAGGAATCTATAAAAGGTATTGAAACCAATTACACCCACACCACCGAAGCCCCAATGGATGCCACCAAAGCCTATGCTTATGTGGGCGGCTGGCAATCAATAGAGGATGTGAAGTTTTTAGCGGCCCTGCTAAAAAAAGGCGTTAAAGTGCGCTATGCCGAAAATGCTTTTGAAACGAGCGGTAAAAAGTTTAGCGCGGGGTCGCTTATCATCACCAAAGCGGGCAATAGCCGGTCTGACTTTGATCAGGTGGTAGTGCAAACGGCCAATATGTTTGGGCGCAGGCTGGTGCCGCTTAATTCGGGTTTTGTAGATAAGGGTGCGGATATCGGGTCGAAAGAAGTGCACTTTATCAGTAAGCCCCGTGTAATGCTGCTAAGTAACGAGGGCACCAATTCGGAGGCGATGGGCGAAATATGGCATTTTTTTGAACAGCAAATAGGTTACCCGGTAACGCTGGTGCGCTATCAGGATATGGGCCGGGTAAAACTGGCAGATTTTGACGTACTGATCGTTCCTGATGGGAATTACAATGAATTACCGGCTGATAAATTACAGGCTTGGGTACGCGACGGCGGTAAATTAATAGTAATGGGCGATGCTATCGGTCAGTTGGGCGATAAGAAAGGGTTCGCAGCGGTAAAAAAGGATAAAAAGGACGAAAAAGACGAAAGTAAAACTAAAAAAGTACAAGAAGTTAGAATTTACAGCGAGCGTGAACACGAGGCCTTGCGTTCGACAGTACCGGGCGCCATCTACCGCATGAAACTGGATAACAGTCACCCGCTGGGCTTTGGTTTGCCAAACTATTACTACACGCTAAAGCTTGACGATAATATTTACGAACTATTGGGCGATAACGGCTGGAATGTAGGAACCATAAAGAAAGACGCCTAT
- a CDS encoding HdeD family acid-resistance protein: MEITLDRSLRLWWVFIIRGLLFIALGVYLFAKPASGFVALGFSFGLIILLAGVAELLRAYRDYGTGNRGWHLFAGLTDLLLGLILMSHLAASLVVLRIIIGFYFLFKGITVLAYRKHGNAAVLILGAIVILLFVGMIWFNPVFGSMTILIWTAMAFVVTGVLNVMLGLRLRPRN, encoded by the coding sequence ATGGAAATTACGCTTGACCGCAGCCTGCGCCTTTGGTGGGTGTTTATAATACGAGGGTTGTTATTTATAGCCCTGGGGGTGTATCTGTTTGCCAAACCGGCCAGTGGCTTTGTGGCGCTGGGTTTCTCGTTCGGCCTTATTATACTTTTAGCCGGCGTAGCCGAATTGTTGCGCGCCTACCGCGATTACGGTACGGGCAACCGCGGCTGGCATTTATTTGCCGGACTGACAGACCTGCTGCTGGGCCTTATCCTGATGAGCCATTTGGCGGCAAGTTTAGTGGTGTTGCGCATCATCATAGGGTTTTATTTTCTGTTTAAAGGGATTACGGTGCTGGCTTACCGCAAACATGGCAACGCAGCGGTGCTGATATTGGGCGCCATTGTGATATTGTTATTTGTTGGGATGATATGGTTTAACCCGGTGTTTGGTTCAATGACCATTTTAATTTGGACCGCTATGGCATTTGTAGTAACCGGTGTGTTGAATGTAATGCTGGGACTAAGGCTAAGGCCACGAAACTAA
- a CDS encoding peroxiredoxin: MLTIGQKFPSFSKTAVVSLEKGKEFETITSDFLVNEDNVWTVMFWWPKDFTFVCPTEIAEFNKNFTEFRDRDARLIGASTDSEFVHAAWRRDHDDLRDLKFPMLADTSKSLAEDLGILEPTEKIAYRATFIIDPQGIIRWVSVNDLSVGRNVKEVLRVLDGLQTDELCPCNWEKGQETLTV, translated from the coding sequence ATGTTAACGATAGGACAGAAATTCCCTTCATTTTCTAAAACAGCCGTAGTAAGCCTTGAAAAAGGTAAAGAGTTTGAAACCATCACTTCAGATTTTTTGGTGAATGAAGATAACGTTTGGACTGTAATGTTTTGGTGGCCAAAGGATTTCACTTTTGTTTGCCCCACAGAAATTGCAGAATTCAATAAAAACTTTACCGAATTTCGTGACCGTGATGCCCGCCTGATCGGCGCTTCAACCGACTCTGAATTTGTACATGCAGCCTGGAGAAGGGACCACGACGATTTGCGCGATTTGAAATTCCCGATGCTGGCTGATACTTCAAAATCATTGGCTGAAGACCTGGGTATTTTAGAACCAACCGAAAAAATCGCTTACCGCGCTACTTTTATTATTGATCCTCAGGGCATTATCCGTTGGGTTAGCGTTAACGACCTTAGTGTTGGCCGTAACGTAAAAGAAGTTTTACGCGTACTGGACGGTTTACAAACCGACGAACTTTGCCCATGCAACTGGGAAAAAGGCCAGGAAACTTTAACAGTTTAA
- a CDS encoding DUF2752 domain-containing protein produces the protein MLKFIKTNFELLFWIAALIALAFSDPAQPHFVLCPFRRMGITWCPGCGIGHAISYLFRGNISASFHAHWFGIPVLGVLLWRVYTLALNQYRTYYHPPFQ, from the coding sequence GTGCTGAAGTTTATCAAGACAAATTTTGAACTATTATTTTGGATAGCTGCTTTAATAGCGCTGGCTTTCAGCGACCCGGCACAACCGCATTTTGTACTGTGTCCGTTTCGGCGTATGGGGATAACCTGGTGTCCCGGTTGTGGTATTGGGCATGCTATCAGTTATTTGTTTCGGGGGAATATCAGCGCATCGTTTCATGCCCATTGGTTTGGCATACCGGTATTGGGTGTACTGCTTTGGCGGGTTTATACCTTAGCCTTGAATCAATATCGGACATATTACCATCCCCCTTTTCAATAG
- a CDS encoding carboxymuconolactone decarboxylase family protein, protein MNESTEIINEILTAIGVDTAYRTESLSLLEKGESRYLRDLKLNFTSTLTSEHLSTKECALLGLSVAINNNNIPLTQYFTRYAEEQGATAPDIAEAAGCASLLAANNVFYRFRHFTQKEKYTQIPARIRMQLMMKPVTGKEFFELMSLAISAVNGCEMCVNAHEDSLIKLGTTEERIFDAVRIASLVTATGKVIF, encoded by the coding sequence ATGAACGAATCTACCGAAATAATCAACGAAATATTAACAGCCATTGGGGTTGATACCGCCTACCGTACCGAAAGCCTGAGTTTGCTGGAGAAAGGTGAATCGCGTTACCTGCGCGATTTGAAACTGAATTTCACCAGTACCCTTACGTCCGAGCATTTAAGCACAAAAGAGTGCGCATTGCTTGGGCTTAGCGTGGCCATCAATAATAATAACATCCCGCTTACCCAATATTTTACCCGTTACGCCGAAGAACAGGGCGCTACCGCCCCGGATATAGCCGAAGCAGCAGGTTGTGCATCGTTATTGGCGGCTAATAATGTTTTTTACCGCTTCCGCCATTTTACGCAGAAAGAAAAATACACACAAATACCTGCACGCATCCGCATGCAGCTGATGATGAAACCAGTAACCGGCAAAGAGTTTTTTGAACTGATGAGCTTGGCTATTTCAGCAGTAAATGGATGTGAAATGTGTGTGAACGCGCACGAAGATTCTTTAATTAAACTTGGCACTACCGAAGAGCGGATCTTTGACGCAGTACGTATTGCATCGTTAGTAACCGCTACCGGGAAAGTTATTTTTTAA
- a CDS encoding TM2 domain-containing protein has product MDMQPNAYMMLPGITAEEIGFLQQATAGLDENQQKYFFNVYAGKRKSAQDVLLFTLIGFLGIAGVHRFVLGQIGMGLVYFFTGGFCLIGTIVDLINHKTLAMEYNKKMAYDSFQIVKMGGGFNKF; this is encoded by the coding sequence ATGGACATGCAACCTAACGCCTATATGATGCTTCCCGGTATTACCGCCGAAGAAATAGGCTTTTTACAACAAGCTACCGCAGGACTGGACGAAAATCAGCAAAAATATTTCTTTAATGTTTATGCAGGCAAACGCAAAAGCGCACAGGATGTGTTGCTGTTTACACTGATAGGCTTTTTAGGCATAGCTGGTGTGCACCGGTTTGTGCTGGGCCAGATAGGAATGGGGCTTGTTTACTTTTTTACTGGGGGTTTTTGCCTTATAGGAACCATTGTAGACCTGATTAACCATAAAACATTGGCCATGGAATACAACAAGAAAATGGCGTACGACAGCTTCCAGATAGTTAAAATGGGTGGCGGGTTTAATAAGTTTTAA
- a CDS encoding MarR family winged helix-turn-helix transcriptional regulator, with amino-acid sequence MDNQQTRQLASSLRNIVTRLTKKLRKQSPAGEKLSLTERSTIALLDQHKQLLPSELADMEHITKQSMSQVLNHLLEMGLIIRTASKTDKRKVLISLTEQGAALLYKVRNEREEWLNKALNEVCSPEEHELLQKTLVSLAKLVDWE; translated from the coding sequence GTGGACAATCAACAGACACGTCAATTAGCCAGTAGCCTGCGTAATATTGTTACAAGGCTTACTAAAAAACTGCGTAAACAATCGCCGGCGGGAGAAAAACTGTCTTTAACCGAACGGTCTACCATCGCATTGTTAGATCAGCATAAGCAATTGCTACCCAGTGAGCTTGCTGATATGGAGCACATTACCAAACAATCCATGTCGCAGGTGCTCAACCACTTGCTGGAGATGGGACTAATTATCCGTACAGCTTCAAAAACAGATAAACGTAAAGTACTTATCTCCCTAACAGAACAAGGCGCAGCATTACTTTACAAAGTGCGTAACGAGCGCGAAGAATGGCTAAATAAAGCTTTGAACGAGGTATGCAGTCCAGAAGAGCATGAACTTTTGCAAAAAACATTAGTGTCACTTGCTAAACTGGTTGATTGGGAATGA
- a CDS encoding MFS transporter, with translation MNISTFKAIKSYNYRLYLFGQSVSLIGTWMQKTAVSWVVYELTQSKFMLGLTLFASMFPSFLFSFLGGVAADRYNKFRLLLVTQVASMVQAVLLTILVFTKSYNVWEIIALSVMLGIINAFDVPARQSLVYDMVDNKADLPNALALNSSMVNLSRLIGPGIAGLVIEKWGNDFCFGLNALSFVAVIGSLLMMKLPEYQSRPHTKNMFGELKEGFVYLKNTPSISFILVMLAAISLFVLPYSTLIPVYAKDIFKGTASTFGVIDSVIGLGAFSGAMFLASLKPGRDLKKILAINTLIFGAGLALFAHETNYPLALIFATLSGFGMMSQITISNTLIQTTVAPEMRGRIISFYATAFFGMQPLGGLLIGGLSQWIGVQNTILAEGGVALVIGVLHLRFLRKKKIQKREQVILEQQPVELAPSNIIRNNPFLNKAS, from the coding sequence ATGAATATTAGTACATTTAAAGCTATTAAAAGCTACAACTACCGGTTATATCTTTTCGGCCAATCTGTTTCGCTGATTGGCACCTGGATGCAAAAAACCGCTGTTAGTTGGGTGGTATACGAACTGACACAATCTAAATTTATGCTGGGCCTGACGTTGTTTGCCAGTATGTTCCCTTCATTTTTGTTCTCCTTTTTAGGAGGGGTAGCCGCCGATAGGTATAATAAGTTCCGCCTGTTATTAGTAACCCAGGTGGCCTCCATGGTTCAGGCTGTACTATTAACCATATTGGTGTTCACCAAAAGCTATAATGTATGGGAGATAATAGCACTTAGCGTAATGCTGGGGATTATTAACGCCTTTGATGTCCCTGCCCGGCAGTCGTTGGTGTATGATATGGTTGATAATAAAGCCGACCTGCCGAATGCCCTGGCGCTTAATTCATCTATGGTAAATCTTTCAAGGCTGATCGGCCCGGGTATAGCCGGCCTGGTTATTGAAAAATGGGGGAACGACTTTTGTTTTGGGCTGAATGCGCTAAGTTTTGTGGCGGTTATTGGTTCGTTGCTGATGATGAAACTGCCTGAATACCAGTCACGCCCCCATACCAAAAACATGTTTGGCGAACTGAAAGAAGGCTTTGTATACCTGAAAAACACACCCAGCATTTCCTTCATTTTAGTAATGTTAGCAGCAATTAGTTTATTTGTACTGCCTTACAGTACGCTAATACCGGTTTACGCTAAAGATATTTTTAAAGGGACCGCATCAACTTTTGGTGTGATAGACAGCGTAATTGGTTTGGGCGCATTTTCAGGTGCAATGTTCCTGGCATCTTTAAAACCCGGCCGCGATTTAAAAAAGATCTTAGCGATAAACACCTTGATATTTGGCGCTGGCTTAGCCCTGTTTGCACATGAAACCAACTATCCCCTGGCCTTAATATTCGCCACACTAAGCGGCTTTGGTATGATGTCGCAAATAACCATCAGTAATACGCTGATACAAACTACCGTAGCGCCTGAAATGCGTGGCCGGATCATAAGCTTTTACGCCACCGCTTTCTTTGGGATGCAACCGCTGGGCGGATTGCTGATTGGCGGATTATCGCAGTGGATAGGGGTACAAAATACTATTCTGGCCGAGGGCGGGGTAGCTTTGGTAATTGGTGTATTGCACCTGCGTTTCCTAAGGAAAAAGAAAATACAAAAAAGGGAGCAGGTGATACTGGAACAGCAGCCCGTAGAATTAGCCCCATCGAATATCATCCGGAATAATCCATTTCTAAACAAAGCCTCTTAG